AAAAAATCACATTAGTACTTATATCGGCATTTCTTGCCATCAGCTTAAACCTTAGCGCACAAACAGCCGTTGATAAAATTTTCGACAAATACAATGGCTCCACCGGCTTTACCTCGGTAACAATGAATAAATATATGTTTGAGATGATAGCACGTATGGACACTTCTATTGAAAACAAAGAATTTCGCGAAGCTATTTCGAAACTTTATAGTATTCGCATTTTGGCAATGGACTCAGTAAATAGCGGTGGCGTTAACCTTTATGATGTTGTTATGAAATCGCTACCAAAAAAAGAATACAAAGAGTTAATGACAGTAAAGGAAGAAGGTACTGATATTATATTTATGGTAAAAGAAGACAATGATATTATTACCGAATTATTACTAATCACCGGTGGCGTAGACGATGAAAACGCATTAATTGTTATAAAAGGAGAAATAGACTTGGCCACTATTGGAGCTATAGGAAGAAGTATGAATATTGAAGGGTTGGAACAGCTTGAGAAGTTAAAAGAACACAAATAAAACTTGAGAAAGTGAAAGTGTGAAGGGGATGATGAAGTGAGAATATTTTCACTTTGTCACCTTTTTACCTTCTAACTTTTTTACCTCTTATGATTTTCCTATTTTCGCAAAAAGCAAATTATGCGTATCATTATTCAAAGAGTTAAAAAAGCCTCAGTAAAAATTCACAACAAGGAATTTTCCAAAATCAGTCAAGGAATGCTTATTTTATTAGGTATAGAAGATGCTGATGATTTTAGCGATACCGAATGGCTAATTGGAAAAATAATAAAGCTGCGTATTTTTGATGATAAGCAAGGTGTTATGAATCTTTCTATCAATCAAATTGAAGGAGAAATACTGCTTATCAGTCAGTT
The genomic region above belongs to Bacteroidales bacterium and contains:
- the dtd gene encoding D-tyrosyl-tRNA(Tyr) deacylase, whose translation is MRIIIQRVKKASVKIHNKEFSKISQGMLILLGIEDADDFSDTEWLIGKIIKLRIFDDKQGVMNLSINQIEGEILLISQFTLHASIKKGARPSYVRAAHPNKAIPLYENFISELNKLLQTEIKTGEFGANMQVELINDGPVTISIDSKNRE
- a CDS encoding DUF4252 domain-containing protein — its product is MKKITLVLISAFLAISLNLSAQTAVDKIFDKYNGSTGFTSVTMNKYMFEMIARMDTSIENKEFREAISKLYSIRILAMDSVNSGGVNLYDVVMKSLPKKEYKELMTVKEEGTDIIFMVKEDNDIITELLLITGGVDDENALIVIKGEIDLATIGAIGRSMNIEGLEQLEKLKEHK